One genomic region from Torulaspora delbrueckii CBS 1146 chromosome 4, complete genome encodes:
- the AFI1 gene encoding Afi1p (similar to Saccharomyces cerevisiae YOR129C; ancestral locus Anc_5.457) codes for MDTGQGSEVLESNILYILTSKFDNKYGPTIVSQYPKHIAGFAQKGAQKTIQLASLMIPNNIEHRAAAGADCNTFKLYFNKIDSSYQLLPPINEQIEENSKEPSQISFINLVRAQSDKNDSRGSKIRSIALGTTLSNVEIMKPFLLMALEDMMLKDDDDNDKLVKNCFGTLNSIDLSAVRAILEDQPLQQMLQAVVNKNSLNNALDDNTESATRVRKMLKLTPIDRYGNRMLLDKGRIRIHFDQYAADSQFNHLTKDPLSIDLIACLPMHAKTCGHPLLSFLQRLVPLLENIPSTNYSFKIIINSDKSSKEQLCQFVIALSSLFGCFPHVSSSRSPCAISLPYIEVSMINTIKQYFEKHCKSLTFCVMGTANPIFKHHTELWDFYYNLDDETMLLSNDRSDNQRNSLWDPQLLKKFLHMNINEMAPFQNQDHIRIGLLAKFLGIIKEENPNSSEALSALKKVNVIQLMHLNNILNFGHGRDFNLLNSYLIGYKDFVIFDEFFRPASLQYMRWFTTLDSIIDCLFRSDQNLSERQQDLGSLHDILTDILQNIGTSTSNLEAFLASGFNYPFLRSSVGGNLLRKDFAGINVQKEIHENWKKGKSWLHIVDQESIGDGVIKYFVRDRSLNLLSLPLLLNSNIRRPKNSKTKSLDRNSGTSALPVSTATASLNSDYEGRRPRSMSLKWMLNLANPRSRDSILDTVSLRSGSDVSVYSFPSATSYPMTNGSGSSSSMSSASSSISSSSSKVSFKFLRGETEKIKKLSFEILSKIEEHPIGEILIKSSLNPFLQLVYEGSKVEFAKNLKDTTRT; via the coding sequence ATGGATACGGGACAAGGCTCTGAAGTCTTGGAGAGCAATATACTCTACATTTTGACAAGCAAATTTGATAATAAGTATGGCCCAACTATAGTAAGTCAATACCCCAAACACATAGCAGGATTTGCCCAAAAGGGAGCTCAAAAAACCATTCAATTAGCCAGTCTTATGATACCCAATAACATCGAACACCGTGCTGCCGCTGGAGCAGATTGTaacactttcaaattgtaTTTTAACAAGATCGATTCAAGTTATCAGCTACTTCCTCCCATAAATGAGCAAATAGAAGAGAACAGCAAGGAACCAAGCCAAATATCCTTCATAAACTTAGTCAGAGCTCAGAGTGACAAGAATGATTCAAGAGGAAGTAAGATACGATCAATTGCATTAGGTACAACCCTGAGTAACGTGGAAATTATGAAACCCTTCTTGTTAATGGCACTAGAAGATATGATGCTaaaagatgacgatgacaaCGACAAGTTAGTCAAGAATTGTTTTGGCACATTGAACAGCATTGATTTGTCGGCTGTGCGTGCAATTCTGGAGGACCAGCCATTACAGCAGATGCTACAGGCAGTGGTCAATAAAAATTCCTTAAATAATGCACTGGATGATAACACAGAGAGCGCAACCAGAGTACgaaagatgttgaaacttACACCTATAGACAGGTATGGAAACAGAATGTTGCTCGATAAAGGCAGAATACGAATTCATTTCGATCAGTACGCAGCTGATAGCCAATTCAATCATTTGACAAAAGATCCATTATCGATCGACCTTATAGCATGCCTCCCAATGCATGCAAAGACGTGTGGGCATCCCTTactctcttttcttcagaGATTAGTCCCTTTATTGGAGAACATACCCTCAACTAActattctttcaagattatTATTAATTCGGATAAGTCCTCGAAGGAGCAACTTTGTCAGTTTGTGATTGCATTATCGAGCCTATTTGGATGTTTCCCACATGTCAGCAGTTCCAGAAGTCCGTGTGCAATAAGTCTACCATATATTGAGGTTTCCATGATTAATACTATCAAacaatattttgaaaagcaTTGCAAATCACTAACATTTTGTGTGATGGGCACTGCTAATCCCATCTTCAAGCATCACACTGAGCTGTGGGATTTTTACTATAatcttgatgatgagacGATGCTTTTATCTAATGACAGGTCGGATAATCAAAGGAATAGCTTATGGGACCCTCAACTATTAAAGAAATTTTTGCATATGAACATCAACGAGATGGCACCATTTCAAAACCAGGACCACATAAGAATAGGTTTGCTGGCAAAATTTCTCGGCATTataaaagaagagaatccAAATAGTAGCGAAGCATTGAGTGCactgaagaaagtgaacGTAATACAATTAATGCATCTGAATAACATATTAAATTTCGGTCACGGACGCGATTTCAACCTACTAAATTCATATTTGATTGGCTACAAAGACTTTGTgatatttgatgagttttTCAGGCCTGCATCACTACAGTACATGAGGTGGTTTACCACCTTGGATTCAATCATTGATTGTCTCTTTCGGTCGGATCAGAATTTGTCTGAGAGACAACAAGATCTCGGCAGCTTGCATGACATTCTAACCGATATTTTGCAAAACATCGGCACCAGCACTAGCAATCTCGAGGCCTTTCTGGCGAGCGGGTTCAACTACCCGTTCTTGCGATCATCCGTGGGCGGTAATCTTCTAAGGAAGGACTTCGCTGGTATTAATGTACAGAAGGAGATCCATgaaaattggaaaaaaGGTAAATCGTGGCTACATATTGTCGACCAAGAGAGTATTGGTGATGGTGTCATAAAGTATTTTGTGAGAGACAGAAGTCTAAATCTACTTTCTTTACCTCTTCTCTTGAACTCCAACATCCGCAGGCCAAAAAACTCAAAGACAAAAAGCCTTGATAGAAACTCAGGGACTAGCGCATTACCAGTTTCCACTGCTACAGCAAGTTTAAATAGTGATTATGAGGGTAGAAGGCCACGTTCAATGAGTCTTAAATGGATGTTGAATCTAGCAAATCCCAGAAGTAGAGACAGTATATTGGACACAGTTTCCCTAAGATCTGGCTCTGACGTTTCCGTTTACTCATTTCCTTCAGCAACAAGTTATCCCATGACTAATGGAAgtggttcatcatcatccatgTCATCAGCGTCATCTTCGATatcgtcatcctcatccAAGGTGAGCTTTAAGTTCCTGCGAGGCGAAACagagaagatcaagaaactttccTTTGAAATACTATCAAAGATAGAGGAACACCCGATAGGTGAAATCTTGATTAAGAGCTCTCTCAACCCTTTCTTACAGTTGGTCTATGAAGGATCTAAAGttgaatttgcaaaaaacCTGAAAGACACTACGCGTACCTAA
- the DIS3 gene encoding exosome catalytic subunit DIS3 (similar to Saccharomyces cerevisiae DIS3 (YOL021C); ancestral locus Anc_1.367) has product MSTAAVAHRRKRLSEGLTVTQKVFVRSRNGGASKIVREHYLRKDIPCLSRACRICPNIIVPDAKNELPKFILSENPLALANGPHYVVLDTNVVLQAIDLLENPDCFCDVIIPQIVLDEVRNKSYPVYVRLRTLCRDSDDKKRFIVFHNEFSENTFVERLPNETINDRNDRAIRKTCQWFAEHLKEQNINIVLVSNDRLNREAASKGDERFTTRSLYEYVELLPNGEDIKDSIPNFESSADNIKDVDAKVEFSFPEYYSTARIMGGLKNGVLYQGNIQISEYNFLEGSITLPRFSKPVLVVGQKNLNRAFNGDQVVVELLPQSEWKAPSSIALDSEHFDVNDNADADADAEDAGVESSTGLISDKQRRLLTQDAILAQKSNKVQPTARVVAIPRRSWRQYVGQIAPNSVDAKTGGSQNVFVILMDKCLPKVRIRTRRANDLLGKRIVISLDSWPATHKYPLGHFVRDLGEVESAEAETEALLLEHDVEYRPFSKKVLECLPAEGHDWKAPADLNDPEMIAKDSLLQKRRDLRDKLICSIDPPGCVDIDDALHAKRLSNGNWEVGVHIADVTHFVKPNTALDAEGASRGTSVYLVDKRIDMLPMLLGTDLCSLKPYVERFAFSVIWELDDNANIVNVDFMKSVIKSREAFSYEQAQLRIDDPNQKDELTEGMRALLQLSIKLKQKRLDAGALNLASPEVKVHMDSETSDPNEVEIKKLLATNSLVEEFMLLANISVARKIFDAFPQTAMLRRHAAPPSTNFETLNEMLQTRKGLSISIESSKALADSLDRCIDPQDPYFNTLVRIMSTRCMMAAQYFYSGAYSYADFRHYGLAVDIYTHFTSPIRRYCDVVAHRQLAGAIGYEPLDLMHRDKNKMDMICRNINKKHRNAQFAGRASIEYYVGQVMRNNETVEAGYVIKVLNNGIVVLVPRFGVEGLIRLENLTNDVNSSQFDEVNYKLSFTSKAGEKKEVYVFDKVEVQLRSVLDPITSKRKAELLLEK; this is encoded by the coding sequence ATGTCAACTGCAGCTGTGGCTCATAGGAGAAAACGTCTTTCGGAGGGATTGACGGTAACCCAGAAAGTTTTTGtaagatcaagaaatggtggagcttcaaaaattgtgAGAGAACATTACTTGAGAAAAGATATTCCTTGCTTATCAAGAGCTTGTAGGATTTGCCCTAATATTATTGTTCCAGATGCCAAGAATGAATTGCCAAAATTTATTCTCTCCGAAAATCCTTTAGCGTTGGCAAATGGTCCTCATTACGTAGTACTGGACACGAACGTTGTCCTACAGGCCATTGATCTTTTAGAGAACCCTGACTGCTTCTGTGACGTTATTATTCCGCAGATTGTTTTGGATGAAGTGAGAAATAAATCCTACCCAGTGTACGTTAGATTAAGAACTCTTTGCAGGGATAGTGATGacaagaaaagattcatAGTATTCCACAACGAGTTTAGCGAAAACACTTTCGTCGAAAGACTACCAAATGAGACGATCAATGATAGAAACGATAGAGCCATTAGGAAAACATGCCAGTGGTTCGCTGAACATTTGAAGGaacaaaatatcaacatAGTTCTGGTATCAAATGATAGATTGAATAGAGAGGCAGCTTCAAAGGGGGACGAGAGGTTCACAACGAGGAGTTTGTATGAATACGTCGAACTGTTGCCAAATGGTGAGGATATCAAGGATTCTATTCCAAATTTCGAGTCATCGGCTGACAACATAAAGGACGTAGATGCCAAGGTTGAATTCTCTTTCCCAGAGTACTATTCTACTGCTAGAATTATGGGTggattgaagaatgggGTTCTTTATCAGGGAAATATTCAAATCTCAGAGTATAATTTCTTAGAGGGTTCGATCACTTTGCCTAGATTCTCTAAGCCAGTTCTTGTTGTCGGACAAAAAAATCTTAACAGAGCATTCAACGGTGATCAAGTTGTCGTTGAGTTGCTACCGCAATCTGAATGGAAGGCACCATCTTCCATTGCTTTAGATTCAGAACATTTTGATGTCAATGATAATGCCGATGCCGATGCAGACGCAGAAGACGCTGGCGTGGAATCGTCCACCGGTTTGATATCTGACAAACAACGTAGATTACTTACTCAGGACGCTATTCTAGCTCAAAAGTCTAACAAAGTGCAACCAACGGCCCGGGTTGTTGCTATTCCAAGAAGATCCTGGAGACAATACGTGGGTCAAATCGCTCCAAATTCTGTTGATGCTAAGACTGGGGGAAGCCAGAATGTTTTTGTCATTTTAATGGACAAATGCTTGCCTAAAGTCAGAATCCGTACCAGGCGTGCAAACGATTTATTGGGTAAGAGGATTGTGATATCCCTTGATTCCTGGCCTGCAACCCATAAATATCCGCTTGGACATTTCGTCAGAGATCTGGGTGAAGTGGAATCGGCTGAAGCCGAAACTGAAGCACTGCTGTTGGAGCACGATGTGGAATACAGACccttctccaagaaagtgCTAGAGTGCTTGCCAGCTGAAGGACACGACTGGAAGGCACCCGCTGACTTGAATGACCCTGAAATGATCGCAAAAGACTCATTACTACAAAAGAGGCGCGATCTGAGAGATAAATTGATTTGCAGTATCGATCCACCTGGTTGtgttgatattgatgatgcTCTACATGCCAAGAGATTATCAAACGGTAATTGGGAAGTTGGTGTACACATTGCCGATGTTACTCATTTTGTCAAACCAAACACTGCTCTTGACGCTGAGGGTGCGTCAAGGGGTACTTCTGTTTATCTAGTCGATAAACGTATTGATATGCTTCCAATGTTACTCGGTACTGACTTGTGTTCATTAAAGCCATATGTTGAAAGGTTTGCTTTCTCGGTTATATGGGAGTTAGATGATAATGCAAACATAGTAAATGTGGATTTTATGAAGTCTGTCATCAAGTCAAGAGAGGCCTTCTCTTACGAGCAGGCTCAACTTCGAATTGATGATCCTAATCAAAAGGACGAGCTTACGGAAGGTATGAGAGCCTTGTTGCAACTATCTATCAAGTTAAAGCAGAAGAGATTGGACGCAGGTGCTCTAAACTTGGCTTCGCCTGAAGTCAAAGTTCATATGGACAGTGAAACCTCAGATCCGAATGAGGTcgaaatcaagaaacttctgGCAACCAACTCTCTAGTCGAAGAGTTCATGTTGTTGGCGAATATATCTGTGGCAAGAAAGATATTCGATGCTTTCCCCCAAACAGCAATGCTAAGAAGGCACGCTGCCCCTCCATCGACTAATTTTGAGACTTTGAATGAGATGCTGCAGACCAGAAAGGGCCTGTCAATCTCGATCGAATCCTCAAAAGCTCTTGCAGACTCGCTGGACCGTTGCATTGATCCTCAAGATCCATATTTCAACACATTGGTTCGTATAATGTCTACTCGATGCATGATGGCAGCTCAGTATTTCTACTCTGGCGCTTACTCCTATGCCGATTTCCGTCACTACGGTCTAGCGGTCGACATTTACACGCATTTCACCTCTCCAATTAGACGTTACTGTGATGTTGTCGCGCATAGGCAACTGGCTGGGGCCATTGGCTATGAACCTTTAGATCTAATGCACAGAGATAAGAACAAAATGGACATGATTTGCCGAAATATCAATAAAAAGCACAGAAATGCTCAATTTGCTGGTAGAGCCAGTATTGAATATTACGTGGGGCAAGTCATGAGAAACAACGAAACGGTAGAAGCTGGTTACGTGATAAAGGTATTGAACAACGGTATTGTGGTACTGGTTCCTCGTTTCGGTGTTGAAGGTCTAATAAGATTAGAAAACTTGACCAATGACGTTAACTCCTCTCAGTTCGACGAGGTTAATTACAAACTATCATTCACGAGCAAGGCAGGCGAGAAAAAAGAAGTCTACGTTTTTGATAAAGTGGAGGTTCAATTGAGATCTGTCTTGGATCCAATCACGAGCAAACGTAAGGCAGAACTACTGCTCGAGAAATAG
- the UBP6 gene encoding ubiquitin-specific protease UBP6 (similar to Saccharomyces cerevisiae UBP6 (YFR010W); ancestral locus Anc_1.369), translated as MSSATLEFNIKHAGKVYPVKIASDATAGDLKKEVEDLIKVPVARQKYMVKGGLSDDSATDLASLIKPGSNVMVLGTPDAGLISKPKEKSQFIEDLAPEQQFQHANDLPIGFQNMGNTCYLNATLQALYRIEPLRDMILDYNQNSTTTPVDETHKKIVVEMKRCFENLKSKSYKSVMPMVLLTALRKCYPQFAERDPQSGFYKQQDAEELFTQLCQSMSVVFGDKFTEAFSINFRTTIKDSANEDDVSVKEESDVKLQCHISGSTNFLKNGLIESLHEKIEKRSEFTGMNSKYNVDKQITKLPKFLTVQYVRFFWKRSAGKKSKILRKVVFPFQLDVADMLTPEYASEKIKVREEFRQVDKERIEKSRDIKKRKIEESTDSVVMTPRERHETELAMAKSEQEHWVEEFKKRTPKDLQQGENPSSLYELIGVITHQGANSESGHYQSFIRDDMDEDKWYNFNDDKVSVVPKEKIEGLAGGGESDSALILIYKGFGL; from the exons ATGAGTTCCGCCACTCTAGAAT TCAACATTAAGCATGCTGGTAAAGTATACCCAGTCAAGATAGCCTCTGACGCCACTGCTggagatttgaagaaagaagtAGAAGATCTGATCAAAGTACCTGTTGCACGTCAGAAATATATGGTCAAAGGTGGTTTGAGCGATGACAGCGCCACCGATCTGGCTTCGTTAATTAAACCAGGGTCAAATGTGATGGTTCTTGGTACCCCAGATGCAGGTTTAATCTCGAAACCAAAGGAGAAaagtcaattcatcgaagaTCTTGCTCCTGAACAACAATTCCAACATGCAAACGATCTACCCATTGGTTTCCAAAACATGGGTAATACCTGTTACCTAAATGCTACTTTGCAGGCTTTATACAGGATTGAGCCATTGAGAGATATGATTTTGGACTATAACCAAAATTCGACGACTACTCCAGTGGATGAAACGCATAAGAAGATTGTTGTTGAGATGAAACGCTGttttgagaatttgaaaagtaaAAGTTACAAATCTGTGATGCCAATGGTGCTATTGACCGCACTGAGAAAATGTTACCCCCAATTTGCCGAGAGAGATCCACAAAGTGGTTTTTATAAGCAACAGGATGCGGAAGAGTTGTTTACGCAACTTTGTCAATCGATGTCGGTTGTATTTGGTGACAAATTCACCGAGGCATTCAGTATAAATTTCCGGACGACTATCAAAGACAGTGCCAATGAGGATGATGTGAGTGTGAAGGAAGAGAGTGATGTTAAATTGCAATGTCACATTTCCGGTTCTACGAACTTTCTGAAGAATGGTCTGATTGAGTCCCTACACGAGAAGATTGAGAAGAGATCCGAGTTCACTGGTATGAACTCGAAATACAATGTCGATAAGCAAATAACAAAACTGCCAAAGTTTTTGACCGTACAATACGTCAgattcttttggaagagatcTGCTGGTAAAAAATCCAAGATCTTGCGTAAAGTGGTGTTCCCGTTCCAACTAGATGTTGCCGATATGTTGACACCAGAGTATGCAAGCGAAAAGATTAAAGTTCGTGAAGAATTCAGGCAAGTGGATAAGGAAAGAATCGAAAAAAGCCGTGATAttaaaaagagaaagatagAAGAGTCGACGGACTCCGTAGTGATGACCCCGAGAGAAAGACACGAAACCGAGTTGGCAATGGCCAAGAGTGAGCAAGAACATTGGGtggaagaattcaagaagaggacaCCAAAAGATTTACAACAGGGTGAAAACCCATCAAGTCTTTACGAGTTGATTGGTGTGATTACCCATCAAGGTGCCAACTCAGAGTCGGGTCATTATCAATCCTTCATAAGAGATGATATGGATGAGGATAAGTGGTACAATTTCAACGATGATAAAGTCAGTGTTGTGCCTAAGGAAAAGATAGAAGGCTTAGCTGGTGGAGGTGAAAGTGATAGCGCTTTGATCTTAATTTACAAGGGTTTCGGTTTGTAA
- the TLG2 gene encoding t-SNARE syntaxin TLG2 (similar to Saccharomyces cerevisiae TLG2 (YOL018C); ancestral locus Anc_1.372): MFRDRTNLFLSYRRTFPHKANFSRLNRGKDDPFMDRHEDEEAYPMVDMTQDRSRDYLPPAFVDLTQDVDDYLVEVQSLMKQLSKLYQKNSLPGFEDKSHDEKEIEALSYEVIQLFQKSYNVIKKLQHIFESQTLEGKKLKRGDLIILDNLRKRYAQKIQLESNNFRVLQNNYLKFLNKDDSKPIFPKSEDSTQLLIEEEEEPLRNSQDIEAYSRQTLRRQMDPGQQANQRFLQERDEEITQLAKGVLEVSTIFREMQNLIIDQGTIVDRIDYNLENTVIHLKEANRELTKATHYQKRTQKCKVILLLSLCVVALFFFVMLKPHNSGSSAPKVETAPKGSNGDSTAEGPIEVSNDNLQRRLIEILIK; this comes from the coding sequence ATGTTCAGAGATAGAACCAACCTTTTCCTATCTTACCGTCGAACGTTTCCTCACAAAGCCAACTTTAGTAGGTTGAACAGGGGTAAGGATGACCCATTCATGGATCGtcatgaagatgaagaggcGTACCCCATGGTCGATATGACACAAGACAGAAGCAGAGATTATCTACCGCCAGCCTTTGTTGACTTGACTCAGGATGTGGATGATTATTTGGTTGAAGTTCAGAGTTTAATGAAGCAACTGAGCAAATTGTACCAGAAGAACTCACTGCCTGGATTCGAAGATAAGTCGCatgatgagaaagaaatcgaGGCTTTGAGTTATGAAGTGATTCAATTATTCCAGAAATCTTACAATGTAATCAAGAAACTGCAGCATATATTCGAGAGCCAAACCTTGGAAGGTAAAAAGCTTAAACGGGGGGATTTGATCATACTAGACAATCTACGGAAACGCTATGCACAAAAAATCCAGTTGGAGAGTAACAATTTTCGTGTGCTACAGAATAACTATTTGAAGTTCCTTAACAAAGATGATTCGAAACCCATATTCCCCAAGAGCGAGGATTCAACGCAACTCTTAatcgaggaagaagaagagcctTTAAGGAATAGTCAAGACATCGAAGCGTACTCTAGACAAACTTTAAGGCGACAAATGGACCCTGGTCAACAGGCAAACCAAAGGTTTTTACAGGAAAGAGACGAAGAAATTACGCAACTGGCCAAGGGTGTGCTTGAGGTCAGTACAATTTTCAGAGAGATGCAGAATCTTATCATAGACCAGGGAACTATCGTGGATAGAATCGATTATAATTTGGAGAATACGGTTAtacatttgaaagaagccAATCGGGAACTGACTAAAGCCACTCATTATCAAAAGAGAACTCAAAAATGCAAAGTAATCTTACTGCTATCGCTATGTGTTGTAGCCCTCTTCTTTTTTGTGATGTTGAAACCACATAACAGCGGTAGCTCTGCACCAAAAGTGGAAACTGCTCCAAAAGGATCAAATGGCGATTCAACCGCCGAAGGCCCTATCGAGGTGAGTAACGATAATTTACAAAGGCGATTGATAGAGATACTTATTAAATAG
- the TDEL0D02420 gene encoding SUR7/PalI family protein (similar to Saccharomyces cerevisiae YFR012W and YOL019W; ancestral locus Anc_1.371), with product MLPSARAVFSVVCAFQFASVALLIIACVTAPTFRQIGLSKHAGTTYGVFGYCQDNDGCSKASAFYRPFEVGSSDEGDWTISHNGRGTLGKILIVTPIAAGLTFLGFLSTVISFVGALVSGSTNAFLFALNLTMTVIGFLASALVCVIVFLLFYPNVTWCSWNLIPAAALLLITIPLVFVAHSSARSSDEEDEELDDDLTGIIQHDEADEFVFESPKDAGFYKEVSNPSGSLSEKPLMNDPYTNYESKKEESVVKISSGTTDQSTSHDLNDFEQESNSHTAFSAINDNNNNPTLTRPGVSLSMASSEYSSNYAQNQFGKAPRGVLEDIIKDSISKDDLPESHIQTVSDNGSDFTSISQRATRQQAMPPLHQQHQHQQQQRAYPTVRSAGPDPTEMLLQNNPNFLHTNARRMQPQQPYYPQQYPPRAPNHYGGNQPPVQPMSQGGFSSTHYKPAYKKKVGARNNMIPPASAITDGNPYQFR from the coding sequence ATGTTACCTAGTGCACGAGCAGTTTTCTCTGTAGTGTGCGCTTTCCAGTTTGCCTCGGTGGCCCTTCTGATCATAGCCTGTGTAACGGCTCCGACATTTCGACAGATAGGATTGTCTAAACATGCTGGAACTACCTATGGTGTATTCGGTTACTGTCAGGATAACGACGGATGTTCTAAAGCATCTGCGTTCTACAGGCCATTCGAAGTTGGTTCTAGTGATGAGGGCGATTGGACGATTTCCCATAATGGTAGGGGAACTCTGGGTAAGATCCTGATTGTTACTCCAATTGCAGCAGGTTTGACATTCCTCGGATTTTTGTCTACTGTGATCTCGTTTGTTGGAGCTTTGGTTAGTGGTTCTACTAATGCCTTTTTGTTCGCTTTGAACTTGACTATGACAGTGATTGGGTTCTTAGCTTCTGCATTGGTTTGCGTGATTGTTTTCCTACTATTTTATCCAAACGTTACTTGGTGTTCTTGGAATTTGATACCAGCAGCTGCATTGCTGCTTATTACTATTCCATTGGTGTTCGTTGCTCATTCTTCTGCGCGTAGCAGCGAcgaagaggatgaagagctaGATGACGATTTGACTGGTATTATTCAACACGACGAGGCCGATGAATTTGTTTTTGAGTCTCCAAAGGATGCAGGTTTCTATAAAGAAGTTAGTAACCCATCTGGTTCACTATCGGAAAAGCCATTGATGAATGATCCCTACACAAATTATGAATCTAAGAAGGAGGAATCTGTGGTTAAGATCAGTAGCGGAACTACAGATCAGTCGACAAGTCATGACCTCAATGATTTTGAGCAAGAGAGTAATTCGCATACTGCGTTCTCTGCGATCAATGATAATAACAATAACCCTACACTTACTCGTCCGGGAGTGTCATTGTCGATGGCTTCTTCTGAGTACTCAAGTAATTATGCGCAAAATCAATTCGGAAAGGCTCCTCGTGGTGTCTTAGAAGATATAATTAAGGATTCGATTTCAAAGGATGACCTTCCAGAGTCTCATATACAGACGGTGAGCGATAACGGATCGGACTTCACTTCCATTTCCCAAAGGGCGACTCGTCAACAGGCTATGCCACCACTacatcaacaacatcaacatcaacagcaacagAGGGCGTATCCAACTGTCAGGTCTGCTGGTCCAGATCCAACCGAGATGCTTTTGCAGAATAATCCAAATTTCCTCCATACAAATGCAAGAAGAATGCAGCCACAACAACCATACTATCCACAACAATATCCACCACGGGCACCAAACCATTATGGAGGCAACCAACCTCCTGTACAACCAATGAGCCAAGGTGGTTTCTCTTCCACTCATTATAAACCTGCgtacaagaagaaggtcGGTGCAAGAAATAACATGATTCCACCAGCTTCTGCTATCACGGATGGGAACCCTTATCAGTTTAGATAG
- the MIC19 gene encoding Mic19p (similar to Saccharomyces cerevisiae YFR011C; ancestral locus Anc_1.370), which yields MGSQPSKPDEVKVFQPQTQIDFSEALLAQLESSKESNFSRKQLAERYVEQKVSDRLSELEEDTLKKFESKLENSLLKNEPSEGDDSSLSSNALNEKIESLNKKLQVFNDNDNSKSEKYSKDKTRTALHKCLLENKGKPLNCYQEIEQFKKLVLDLD from the coding sequence ATGGGATCTCAACCTTCGAAGCCAGATGAGGTAAAAGTTTTCCAACCACAGACTCagattgatttttcagaagCTTTGTTGGCTCAATTGGAGTCTTCTAAAGAGAGCAATTTCAGTAGGAAACAACTTGCAGAACGTTATGTTGAACAAAAGGTCTCTGATAGATTATCggaattggaagaagatactttaaagaagtttgaaagCAAACTGGAAAATTcactattgaagaatgaacCATCGGAGGGCGATGACTCTTCCTTATCTTCCAATGCattgaatgaaaaaattgaaagcttgaacaagaaattgcaagtGTTCAATGATAACGACAATTCCAAGAGTGAGAAGTACTCCAAGGATAAAACTAGAACAGCCCTGCATAAGTGTCTCCTGGAGAACAAGGGCAAACCACTAAATTGTTACCAAGAAATAgaacaattcaagaaactggtATTAGACCTAGATTGA
- the TDEL0D02390 gene encoding uncharacterized protein has protein sequence MISGLLNIMLSFHLITKALCTPALISNSISEIYVERPEGLFFNDTDEIELQTAQDMSHLLEKHKNFLKNYMDTEDNLRTLIDPAYQSVQSEGFRHANGGSSKDDLQFQMISVSRRDVNRVKSLLQDKYQDADFEALNFMHELDQNTQSVLLYYTNRDRDEDH, from the coding sequence ATGATTTCTGGCCTCTTAAATATAATGCTGTCATTTCATTTGATTACCAAGGCTTTGTGTACTCCTGCGCTTATATCGAACTCCATCTCCGAGATCTATGTCGAAAGACCAGAAggtcttttcttcaacgataCTGATGAGATAGAATTGCAAACAGCCCAAGACATGTCACATTTGTTGGAAAAGCAcaagaattttttaaagaattATATGGACACCGAAGACAACCTGCGAACACTGATAGACCCCGCTTATCAAAGTGTTCAAAGCGAGGGTTTTCGACATGCCAACGGTGGCTCTAGCAAAGACGATCTACAATTCCAAATGATCTCAGTCTCTAGAAGGGACGTCAACAGAGTAAAGTCTCTGCTACAGGATAAATACCAAGACGCCGACTTTGAAGCCCTAAATTTCATGCACGAATTAGACCAAAACACACAGTCTGTATTGCTATATTACACCAACAGAGACAGAGATGAGGACCACTAG